The Erythrolamprus reginae isolate rEryReg1 chromosome 6, rEryReg1.hap1, whole genome shotgun sequence DNA segment TAATAGACTTCTTAATTCCAGCACAAACTATATAGAGAACTAGTTTATCACTAAGGTAAATAGAGAGATACTATTTGTTAGTTAAATTGTTTCTAAATATATTTGACCCATTTGTCCTCATTCGCAGATATATTCATGTCTTCAAATTGGCAGAAAAGAATGGTAAAACAAGAAGAACATAGAAcaagaaagaaatatattcaaCTGAGTGGAACCAAAAAACCTGAATTAATCAACCTTTCCccccattttcttttcttaataTTATCTGGCAAAACAATGTTGGATTATGACTATAAATTTTCAGTTAATCTAGTTCTAGAGAATACTGTGTTATTCCCCTTTTACATGGAAGACATTGAGATAAATGTTCTGATGTCTGGAACAATGTGATTGTGTCCTAATACGCCATAATTTATCTCTCAAAATGAGCACTTTGGTTTTTGATCTTTCTCCTTATGATTTGGGTTTTAGTCTCATTCCTCCTAACCATTCCATGACTACTTTTGATAAAATATCCCCGACCTGAAAGGAATATCTTCCTAGTCATTTTGCCATGACTTTTCACCCATTACTTATGAGGCAAACTAGGATGTTCAATATGAGCTACTGATTACAAAGTGAAGTCTTTGGGGAATTTATTAAGTTATATTGTCACATATTGTCTAGCAAATGGGAAGGAAGTCCTTAGCTATACTTAGCTGCTGAGTTTAGAAGTATCTGAAGAAAAGTCACTAATGATGATCACAGGAAGCAGACTGGTACATTTAGTGCAAAGCCACTTTTCAGTAATCTAAGTCCCAGATTATTTCTAacagaaacatacacacagaatacagaataatagatttggaagggacttggagatcttcaagtccaacctcttgcttagGCAGagaaccttataccatttcagacaaatggttgttcatATGATGACCTCCGATCAAATGATGGCCCCTCCAAACCTTGGTGAACACTTTTCAATTTCTCATATTATTTTAGTTCAGAACTTAATCACTTAGCTATTAATTACCAAATGGGTCTGGAAGTATTCAAAGCTTGAGAAGACAATCCCTATTTATCCTCAATTGGATCTGAAACTTGCAAAGGTTTCAGAGGAGTTATACATTTACTTTCAGAAACCAAAGCAATTCTACAGAATAATATTATATTTGTGTAAAATATCTAATAGGCTTAACAATGGAATCCCTCCTAAAATATATCTTATATTATCTATTGTGTTTCTGAAGTAACAGGCCCTTGTTCTTATAGGGTCCAACTAAGTGACGGACGGACCTGGCGTCGGCACATAGACCAACTACGACGCCGAACCTTAGAAGCTGCTATGCCGGCGTCACAAGCACCATCCATTCCATCAACCTGCACCACACCATCCGACTATACAGAGATCACTTCCTCCCTGGACAATAAGTATCAAAGACCAATACCGCAACCATTACACCAGGAAATACACACAGAAGATCAACCACAACCATTGTCTACAGAAACAGAATCATTCTTGCCCCTATCAGGGGCCGAACCCCGCCGTTCAGTAAGGACACACAAGCGTCCCACTTATTTAGAGGATTTTGTGTGTACCAACCAGGTgggaaggggtgttgtgtccagaggacagttaagcCTTGtatccgccccatattccttgggcgggagaataccataatgtgattggttggctgagcctggcagcccggtatatatatatagctgccaggcacggccatgttgtctatTGTTTAATTCTGTAACCGTTAATCCTCGTTAATGAAAGAACAGTTGCTTACCCCAAGAATGCAGTCCTTCATCCAGCAAGGATCTAACATTATCTAAATGATGAAAGTCTAAATGATGAAAGATATGTACCGTATGGAAATGCATATTGATtttcacaaaaaaaatatatgttggGGTATTATGGAATTCAATTTATGGGGCAAAGCAGGCCTAATTAGGAAATGAAAACCGTAAAATATTAACCTATGGCTACATCTATATATAGGTCATATACTACCTGCTAAATAAAAGATTGGAGTGACCATTAGATTATTATAAGCAAAACCAAAATGTAGTCCTCATGATTGTCAGCCCCAAGAAGTACTGCAGACTAAGTAAATgcggtacagtggtacttctacttaagaatttaattcgttctgtgaccaggttcttaagtagaaacattcttaagtagaagcaatttttcccataggaatcaatgtaaaagcaaataatgcgtgcaaaccccttaggaaagaaataaaagcttggaatttgggtgggaggagggagaagaggaggaggacagtcactgctgaaggaagaaggtttgGTGAgcgtccccttttgcctttctgtgcccagacgctccgggaggcaaactcgcgccgggtgtatggggggCAGCGCAAGGAAGTCACcgcagcaaagtggtttattccctctccaagcgcccagagaaaggaaaacgctccgttcactctgggctgccaaagcctccttaagcgccattgaaaggctcctctggcagcccagaaaagcccgaaatggccgggattaaagggggaatggcaggaaactggccgggcctttgtgccgctctcaaatttcctgggaaatttttccagactcgggttcttaagtagaaaatggttcttgagaagaggcaaaaaaatcttgaacacccagttcttatctagaaaagttcttaagtagaggcgttcttaagcagaggtaccactgtatttgctgtcTATATGAAGTGTTTCTTGGCTCTTTCCTTAAGTTTACTCCAAGTCTTTCAGCTCATTGTAGAGTTTGCTGAGGTTCTGCAATTCCTCTTCAAATAAGCTTGCCTTTTTTCTTATCTCCAAAGCCAGTTCTGCTTTGCCTCCCTTCATCAAATGTTTAGCATCCTGGACAATGCCATAGGCATCCACCAGGAGAAACACTCCAGCTGATGCAGTATTTAACATCCTAGCTCCTTTGCTCATTGCAAGGGTAGGTCCACTGAAAGCTTTTTtaatatcttttgagttcttaaCCCTATTCCAGGAACCCCTTCCTGCATTAGCTGCTTGCTTTGCTAAAGTCTTCAGGTGTGTTTGAGCATCGTTTGTTTTAATCTTCTTTGCAGCCATTTTCACGTCAGGAACCTGACCAGAAATTTTAGAGACAAGATGTCTGACATTCTTCCCCATGACTCCGTTATTTGGGGTCAGCTCAGTTCTGGAATACACTGTAAGAGGCTGGACTGATTTTCTTAGGTTCTTCTCACATTCATTCACAAGAACTTCAGCTTTCTCCCTTACTTTTGAATTGGTAATGTTTTCATATAAAGCTGAAGAAAGGCCGATCACTGTGGCTCCTGCTGCCAAGCCAATCCCAGTGGCTGTTAGGATTAAGCTCCCACCTGCTGTGATAGGAGCCAAGGTCAATCCCAGAATGGTCAAAATGCCAGACGTTGCACTTGTGGAACGGGAAACAAGGCTGGCAGTGGTGCAGCCCTTGTGGATTCTGTCAATGAGGTTTGCCACTTCCTGAAGGCAACTTAAGCACTTCTCAATCTCTTTTTTCTGAGTAGGAAATTCTTTCACAAAATATTCTCTAGCTGTTTTCCCCCAAggcatctttctttcctttctgtcaaaaataataataaaaatcaaagtaatatattaaaaacaaacaaacataaaaatcagtttctggtcacaattcaaagtgttggttatgacatttaaagccctacatggcattggaccagaatacctccggaaccgcctgctaccgcacgaatcccagcgaccgataaggtcccacagagttggccttctctgggtcccgttgactaaacaatgtcgtttggcgggccccaggggaagagccttctctgtggcagccccggccctctggaatcaactcctcccggagattagaactgcccccaccctccttgtctttcgcaaactactcaagacccacctatacctccaggcatgtgggagttgagacacctttcccccaggctctttatattttatgtttggtatgtatgtgctgtttggtttttaaatatgatagggttttatatgcttcttttttaatattaga contains these protein-coding regions:
- the LOC139169032 gene encoding apolipoprotein L3-like, whose product is MPWGKTAREYFVKEFPTQKKEIEKCLSCLQEVANLIDRIHKGCTTASLVSRSTSATSGILTILGLTLAPITAGGSLILTATGIGLAAGATVIGLSSALYENITNSKVREKAEVLVNECEKNLRKSVQPLTVYSRTELTPNNGVMGKNVRHLVSKISGQVPDVKMAAKKIKTNDAQTHLKTLAKQAANAGRGSWNRVKNSKDIKKAFSGPTLAMSKGARMLNTASAGVFLLVDAYGIVQDAKHLMKGGKAELALEIRKKASLFEEELQNLSKLYNELKDLE